The genomic window ggggagggctgggatggaattcccagaggagcggtggctgcccctggatccctggaagtgtccaaggccaagctggatggggcttggagcaagctgggatagaaggtgtccctgccatggaggTGGATGGGCTTTAggatcccttccaatccaacCCATTGCACGATTCCATGAAAACAGGGCTCAAAAGCCAGCGGTACAAATGGATAAACCCAAATGTGGTGGCATTTTGAAATGGCAGGGACAGTCGGGATTCCCTCCCAGCACGGGTCAGGATAACCGAGCTGTTCTCCGCAGGGGACCCGGTGAAGCTCTACGAGGTCACCTACAACACGTCCTCGGGGCTGACAGGGGACACCTACGACATCGTCGTCATCGCAGCTCCGCTTGGCCGCAAGATGGCCAACATCTCCTTCCGGAACTTCGACCCTCCCATCCCGGAATTCCTGAATCCCTACCACCAGACCGTCACCACCTTGGTGCACGGGCGCTTGAACACCTCCTTCTTTGGCTACGCAGACCCCCAGGCTTTTCACTTTGGGGCCATTTTCACCACGGACAACCCCAAACTGTTCATCAACAGCCTGGGTGTGGTGTCCCCCGTGGGGGACACGGGCACGGGCGGGAAGCTGCCGTTGCCGTCGGCCGTCTGGAAGGTGTTTTCCAATGAAGAGCTCACCAAGGAGCAGCTCAATTTGCTCTTCTCCTCGTACGACTCGGTGAAGGTGAAGCCGTGGCTGGCGTATCCCCAGTACAGCGCTCCCGAGAAGTTTCCTCCCATCGTCCTGCACGAGCAACTGTACTACCTGAACGGGCTGGAGCGCGCCGCCAGCGCCATGGAGATGAGCGCCATCGCTGCCCGCAACGCCGCCCTGCTCGCCTTCCACCGCTGGCACGGCCACAGCGCCAGCGTCGACCAGGAGGACCTGCACGAGAAGCTCAAAACGGAGCTCTGACACAACCCCCGGGGCTTAATTAACACTAATGAACTCTCTGCTTCGCCCTCCAAGGAGGTGTTTCGTAGGATCATGGGATCCTTACAGTTGGAAGATCTTTAAGATCCTGATGACCCTCAAGACCATCAAGATGCCCTAAATAACTCTATTGAACTCCATACTTCACCCCTCCAAAGAGGTCTTTCATAGGATCATGGGATCCTTTAGGTTGGAAGACCTTCAAGACCATCAAGATGACATATATAACTCTTAATGAACTCCATACTTCACCCCTCCAAGGAGGTGTTTTGTAGGATCATGGGATCCTTGAGGTGGAAAAGCTTCAAGACCTTCAAGATCTTCAAAAACTTCAAGACCTTCAAGACAATCAAGATGCTGTATTAAACTCTAATGAACTCCACACTTTGCCCCTCCAAGGAAGTCTTTCAAAAGGAGCGTGGGATCCTTACAGTTAAAAGATTTTcaagaccttcaagatcatcaagacTTTCAAGACCTTCAAGGTGATGTAATTAACATTAATGAACTCTGTACTTCACCCCTCCACGACGGTGTTTCATAGGATCATGGGATCCTTAAGGTTGGAAGAGCTTAAAGACTTTCAAGGCCATcaagaccttcaagatcatcgagaccttcaagatcatcgagaCCCTAAAGGTTGTCAAGAACTTTAGGTGCAACCATCCACCCGACCGCGTTCACCGTTAACGATGTCCTCAAGTGCCGCGTCCGTGCGTTGTTtggacgcttccagggatggtgactctgcCACAACCTAGGCTGGACAACTCTTCCTTCCATGACAaaattcttcccaatatctcGGCGTCCCCTGGTGCCACCTGGAAGCTGTCTGGCCAGCtctggagggagcaggagcagtgaaGCGTTCCCAAGTAAGCTGGGGCATTTTCCTCACACAAATCCGTGAGTTTTCCCCAAACTCCTTGATTTAGCCCTGTCTGAGGTTAGGGAATTCATTAAAAGTGCCATATTGACCCCAAGGTGCTCTCCAGCTGGGAATATCGACTCCCTGGCTGTCCATCCCTCTGCCCCAACTTCTCCCAAGGGTCTGCCAAGGAATTATTGCTCAGGGTGGGAACTGGGGGCAAtggggtgctgggagctgccagaatgggtgggaaagagggagaaCCACCAATATCCATCGCTGCGTTCAGGTACGAAGTTAATAAAGAATTTAATAACCTGAGTGCTTTTTTAgtaaaaaaccaccagaaataGTATAATTTTAACATCCACTTCCATAAATTAAAAGTTTGCCATGAGTTTTCCTGGGACTGGGAGCAGAATTACCACCAAGCTGCCAAAAACTGGTGCGAGAAAGGCTTGAGTTAGATCAACCATTACAAAATTGAtttaataacaaaaccaaaataattgtACACTTGTGGGTGGCATCTCGGATGAGGGAACGGAAGCAGTGGGtcgggatttggggttttccagggGTTTATACTCGTTCCAAAGCTTCCAGCATGATGATGCTGTTCCCTCGGATCACCTGGAAGGGGAAAGGTGAGAGCTGTTACCTCCGACCTAAGGGTTCCTTCCTTCCAGTTTgtttccccaaaaatccccaaaaatttgGCTGGAATTCCCCCACAAGAACCAGAACGGAGCTGAAGTTAACCATAAATCCTcaaggatcacagaatcccagaatccctgagggtggaaaagacctctgcGATGGTCAAGTCcaaccctgtccccagcccagagctccgagtgccacctccaggagttcctgggacacctccagggatgggcattCCAAACCCCTCTGGGCAgttccaaggcctgagcccccttcccatggggaaattcctgctgttgCCCACCccgagcctgccctggcccagcctgaggccgttccctctcctcctgtccctgttccctggagcagagcccgacctggggctgttccctcctgtcaggagctgtgcagagccacaagggcccccctgagcctcctttgctctgggctgagccccttcccagctccctcagctgctcttgggGTTCCAGACCCTTTTCCAGCAGATCCACGTCCCACCCACCTTGGTGCCATCCATAAATTCACTGAGGGTGCCCTTGATCCCCTTTCCAGACCATGGATAAAGGTATTGAACAGGGCTGGATGCAATCCTGAACCTTGGGGACATCACTGTTGCCTGGCCCGGCTGGATTTGGCCCCATTCCCATCAATCCTTGGGCCCATCCATCTTTCCATCCACACCcatatccatccatccatcatccatccatggatccatggctccatccatccatcatccatccatggatccctCCACagatccatccatcatccatccatccatcacccatccatccatccatccatccctcatccatccatcatccatccatccctttcCAACCAAGACTTCCCCTCTATGAGAAGGAGGAGCACCCAAAGCTCTGCTGAATTCCCAGCTGACACATCCCAAACCTGTCCCTCACCAAACTTCCTGCTCATTCCACACACACGGCtccaccagtgctcccagtgtcctCACCACCCTGCTCCCAGtactcccagtgcccccagtgtcACCACCCTGCTCCCAATACTCCAGTGCTCTCAGTGCATTCACCACCCTGCTCCCAGtactcccagtgctcccagtgctctcaccaccctgcttcccagtgctcccagtgccctcacCACCCtgcttcccagtgctcccagtgtcctCACCACCCTGCTCCCAGTACTCCCAGTGCCCTCACCACCCTGCTCcgtgctcccagtgccctcaccaccctgctcccagtgccctcatcaccctgctcccagtgctcccagtactCCCAGTGCCCTCACCACCCTGCTCCCAGTACTCCCAGTGCCCTCACcaccctgctcccagtgctctcaccaccctgctcccagtactcccagtgctcccagtgctcccagtgccctcacCACCATGCCGATGTTGTTCTgctgcccgcccgccgccaTCTCCACGCACTCGTCGATGACGAGGTTCATGAAGGGGTCGAAGCCGCGCAGGATGCCCTGCACGTGCCGGCCGCCGTTCAGCTTCACTGCGGGAAGCCGGGCTTAGGGCTGGGCCGCTCTGGAGCGGCACCGCGTGCCCTCAGACCGGCAGCTTGGGGCGAGAACGGCAGCTAAGCACCACCCGTTAACGGGACAAGGGCAAAACAACCGACTTTCGCCTCGTGTTATGGTTACATTAATGAATTAGGGCTTAATGAATGAATTAGAACTTTAATTAATGGGCTGTAAGAGTGGAAATCAATCGGGGCCTGCTGCAGGGGGGAGGCCCGAGCAGCAGCCGGGACCCCCTCCCGGGGCTCCGTGAAGGGGATCGGGGCGGGGGTCCCCAAAAAACGGGCGGGGGGCTTAGGAGTCCCCCACAGCGCGGCCGTGAGGGGCTGTGGAGGATCCCCAAAACCTGACACTGTTGAGGGGCGCGGGGCGGGTCCCCAACAGCGGGGGGCGTGAAGGGGATCGGGGGTCCCCGGGCACCGTGAGGGGGACCGGGACGGGCGGGGGTCCCCGGACACCGTGAGAGGGGACCGGGACGGGCGGGGGTCCCCGGGCATCGTGAGGGGGATCGGGACGGGCGGGGGTCCCCGGGCACCGTGAGGGGGATCGGGACGGGCGGGGGTCCCCGGGCACCGTGAGGGGGATCGGGACGGGCGGGGGTCCCCGGGCACCGTGAGGGGGATCGGGACGGGCGGGGGTCCCCGGGCACCGTGAGGGGGATCGGGACGGGCGGGGGTCCCCGGACACCGTGAGGGGGACCGGGACGGGCGGGGGTCCCCGGAGACCGTGAGGGGGATCGGGACAGGCGGGGGTCCCCGGGCATCGTGAGGGGGATCGGAACGGGCGGGGGTCCCCGGGCACCGTGAGGGGGATCGGGACGGGCGGGGGTCCCCGGGCACCGTGGGGAGGATGGGGACGGGATCAGCTCCAGAACTCACACGACAGCTTCTTGTCCATGAACCTGCAACGAGATGGCACCGGGTGAGCACCGGCGGGTGGGGACGGGGCAAGAGCCCCCCCGCCATTATCCCCTCACCAACGGCGCGTCCCGCGCCGCCATTACACCGGAGCACCGGCCAACGGCGGTGCACGCCGGGACACCGGCCAGCGGCGGATCCCGCCGTTCCGGCCCCGCTTCCCCAGCCCGTCCCCGGCTCCCCTCGccccccggcgcggccccggcgcccCCAGACCCACTTTTTCAGCTCGGGCGGGTGCGCTTTGCTCATggcgcccgcagcccccggcccgtCTCTGCCGCGCGCCGCGCTCTGACGTCAGCGCGCCGTGCGTCTCCCCGCGCCAGCCAATGGCGGCCCGCGGCGGCGCTCCCGCACTCACCCGAGTAGCGGCGCAGCCCGGGGAAGGCAGCGGGGCGGTACCGGGGGGAAAGCAGGGGGCGGTGAGGGGAGTGCGCGGCTACAGGGGGAGGTACGGCGGCATGGCCGCCATCGTGTGCGGCGCGGCTGTGCAcgtgttgtgtgtgtgtgtgcacacgtgTGTaagcgtgtgtgtgtgtccgtgagcacacgtgtgtgtgtgaTATGTTCACACGTGTGCGGGGTGTTGTGCTTCTCATCCTCCATGGCGCCGCCCGCCCTGTGAGCCCCGGGCAGCCCGAGCGgcgccggccccgcggcggcTCCTCGCAACATggcacacctgcacacctgcacctgcacacccacacctgcacacctgcacaccctgcacacctgcacacctTGCACACCCACACCTGCACACCCACACCTGCACACCCacacctgcacacctgcacacctgcacacccacacctgcacacccacacctgcacaccctgcacacctgcacacctgCAGACCTGCACACCCacacctgcacacctgcaccTGCACACCCACACCTGCACACCTGCAGACCTGCACACCCACACCTGCACACCCACACCTGCACACCTGCAGACCTGCACACCCACACCTGCACACCCACACCTGCACACCTGCAGACCTGCACACCCACACCTGCACACCCACACCTGCACACCCACACCTGCACACCCTGCACACCCacacctgcacacctgcacaccctgcacacctgcacaccttgcacacctgcacacccacACCTGCACACCCACACCTGCACACCCACACCTGCACCACCCCACTGTGCCCAAGCATCACCCCCGAATGCCCCCCCCTTAcctgcagtgtcccctcagCACCCACCCCATCACCCCAGTACaccccagttcccccagtgccccccatcACTCCCAGTGCCCCCTATTCTCCAtcacccccagtgccccccatcACCCCAGTaccccccagttcccccagtgcccccatcACCCCCAGTGCCCCCTATTCTCCAtcacccccagtgccccccatcactcccagtgccccccagttcccccagtgccccctATTCTCCATCACCCCCAGTTCCCCCATCACCCCCAGTTCAGTGCCCCCATCACCCCCAGTTCCCCCATCACCCCCAGTTCAGTTCCCCCATCaccccagttcccccagttcccccatcacccccagttcccccatcacccccagttcccccagtgccCTCATCACCCCCAGTTCAGTTCCCCCATCACCCCAGTTCCCCCATCACCCCCAGTTTCCCCATCACCCCCAGTTCAGTTCCCCCATCACCCCCAGTTCAGTTCCCCCAGTTGCCCCAGTTGCCCCAGttgccccagcagcaccacggTTGGTGGGAGGTGCCACCTGGCCTTTAATGAGCGTGGGGGGGAgtccccggggtgtccccgggggtgtccccggggTCACTGCTGGATGCTGGCCAGCCCGTCCCGCATCTTCTTGGCCATGGCGGGCACGAGGCGCAGGTGCTGCTCCCCGCAGGTGGCCAGGCAGGCGTCCAGCTGGCCCCGCACGCGCGGCTCCGAGCCCCCCGAGTCCAGCGCGTCCTTGGCCTGGTCCGAGCACTGCAGCGAGCAGCGGCTCAGCCGGTCCTGGGGACAGCGCGGTCAGcggggactgggagggactggggggattggggggactgggagcactgggagggactggggggactgggagggactgggagggactgggggcactgggggcactggggggactgggagggactgggagggaccaGTGGCTCAGCCGGTCCTGGGGACAGCGCAGTCAGCggggactggggggactgggggcactggggggactgggggcactgggagggactgggagggactgggagggactgggggtcAGTGGGGGACCAGCAGCTCAGCCGGTCCTGGGGACAGCATGGTCAGCGgggactgggggaactgggggcactggggggactgggagcactgggagggactgggagggactgggggggactgggagggactgggagggactgggggtcAGTGGGGGACCAGCGGCTCAGCCGGTCCTGGGGACAGCATGGtcagcagggactgggggaactgggagggactgggagggactggaaggactgggggggactgggggggactggaaggactgggggggactgggggggaccAGTGGCTCAGCTGGTCCTGGGGACAGCGCGGTCAGCggggactgggggcactgg from Vidua macroura isolate BioBank_ID:100142 chromosome 28, ASM2450914v1, whole genome shotgun sequence includes these protein-coding regions:
- the SNRPG gene encoding small nuclear ribonucleoprotein G, producing the protein MSKAHPPELKKFMDKKLSLKLNGGRHVQGILRGFDPFMNLVIDECVEMAAGGQQNNIGMVVIRGNSIIMLEALERV
- the FAM136A gene encoding protein FAM136A isoform X2, coding for MFRCSARCCEDAAASMQEVQRCIERCHAPLARAQAIVTAELEHFQDRLSRCSLQCSDQAKDALDSGGSEPRVRGQLDACLATCGEQHLRLVPAMAKKMRDGLASIQQ